In Bacillus thuringiensis, the DNA window TCATATTGATCCAGTGCGAATAAGAGAATGGTGTATGCAGCATTTACCATCTTATAAAGTTCCGCATGAGATTGAAAGTGTAATTGAAATTCCGAAAAATAAAACTGGAAAAGTAAGTAGAAAGTTACTAGAGATGGGAGAGGTTACAGCATGAGACGTGAAACATTAAAAAATGAAGTGTTGAAAATTATGACAGGGAAAATGGAACTCAAAAACGTTACGCATTTAGAAGAAACGATGCGCTTAAATCAAGATTTATATATAGATTCGGTAATGATGTTACAGCTCATTGTATACATAGAAATGGATTTAAAGTTATGCGTTCCGGAGGATGAGGTAGACCCAAAAGCATTTCTTACTGTAGGATCTTTACTTGATTTTATGGAGGAGTTACAGCCGGTATATGAAGTAAATGTGAATAATTAACCTTTAGGAAAGTGGAGGAGAATATGACTTCAATTAAAGTGCACTGTTTAGTGAGTTGTTTTTGCGAAATTATAAAAAGGCGTAGCGATATAGATTTTCGTCCCTTTTATTTTGGACTATGGGACGGAGATTTTGATATAACAGAAGGCGGTATTATATCGTA includes these proteins:
- the asbD gene encoding petrobactin biosynthesis protein AsbD; its protein translation is MRRETLKNEVLKIMTGKMELKNVTHLEETMRLNQDLYIDSVMMLQLIVYIEMDLKLCVPEDEVDPKAFLTVGSLLDFMEELQPVYEVNVNN